A genomic stretch from Shewanella woodyi ATCC 51908 includes:
- a CDS encoding SDR family oxidoreductase yields the protein MKELIVITGASSGIGAAMAKAFSAKGHPLLLLARRVEPMQALALENTLCISVDVTDGEAIKDAIAMAVEQFGPVGGLINNAGVMLLGQADTQDPAEWTRMLNINVMGVLNGIHAVLADMKARKTGTIINVSSIAGRKTFPNHAAYCATKFAVHALTENIREEVAMDDVRLITIAPGAVETELLSHTTSDEIKAGYADWKEEMGGVIAPETIAEAALFAFEQPQSVCVREIVLAATRQQP from the coding sequence ATGAAAGAACTAATCGTAATTACAGGTGCATCTTCTGGTATTGGCGCTGCGATGGCCAAAGCATTTAGCGCTAAGGGTCACCCTCTTCTTTTACTGGCTCGCCGTGTTGAACCTATGCAAGCTCTAGCACTTGAAAATACTCTCTGCATCAGTGTTGATGTGACCGATGGTGAAGCTATTAAAGACGCTATCGCAATGGCTGTTGAGCAGTTTGGTCCCGTTGGCGGATTAATCAATAACGCAGGTGTCATGTTACTTGGTCAAGCCGATACACAAGATCCAGCCGAGTGGACACGCATGCTTAACATCAATGTGATGGGCGTACTCAATGGTATTCACGCTGTACTTGCTGATATGAAAGCACGTAAAACAGGTACCATTATCAACGTTAGCTCAATTGCAGGACGCAAAACCTTCCCAAATCATGCGGCATACTGCGCAACTAAATTTGCGGTACATGCACTGACAGAAAACATCCGTGAAGAGGTTGCTATGGATGACGTACGTCTAATCACTATCGCACCTGGTGCGGTAGAAACTGAGCTACTTAGCCACACAACTAGCGATGAAATTAAAGCAGGTTACGCCGACTGGAAAGAGGAGATGGGTGGCGTTATCGCACCAGAGACGATTGCCGAAGCCGCACTCTTTGCCTTCGAGCAACCACAAAGTGTCTGCGTACGTGAAATTGTACTGGCTGCGACTCGCCAACAGCCGTAA
- a CDS encoding LysR family transcriptional regulator, translated as MNKDLNLADIRAFTVIAEQGSFTQAAEVLGCSRSHLSKQLLQLENLLGVSLITRTTRAQRLTEQGRFFFDSCQAALESIDQAVAVTVDNAQRLQGHININCVGGIIGEEIVTALVNDFISQYPDISVHLDFSSPRVDLVVDEFDLVFRMGELEDSAIVARKLMSIENMTMASPQYLAAHGYPNHPKDLKEHLCITGSIDHWLFEKRDDAKSKVEVAIKGGFKCKNGRVMKSAALADNGIVRLPRLYCPNELAKGELVSVFEDWRVADTPFYLLYCKDRFQPARLRAFISFTMKNFMKYVTDVKRI; from the coding sequence ATGAATAAAGATTTGAACCTAGCAGATATCCGCGCTTTTACTGTGATTGCAGAGCAGGGAAGTTTTACTCAAGCAGCAGAGGTGCTTGGCTGCTCCCGCTCACATCTGTCGAAACAGTTACTGCAACTTGAAAACTTGCTTGGGGTGAGCCTTATTACCCGCACAACCCGTGCACAAAGGCTAACGGAGCAAGGGCGGTTCTTTTTTGATTCCTGTCAGGCGGCATTAGAGAGTATTGACCAAGCGGTTGCAGTAACAGTAGATAATGCTCAGCGCTTGCAAGGGCATATTAATATTAACTGTGTTGGCGGGATTATCGGTGAAGAGATTGTGACTGCGCTAGTGAATGATTTTATCTCACAATACCCAGATATCAGTGTGCATCTGGATTTCAGCAGCCCAAGGGTTGATCTGGTGGTGGATGAGTTCGATCTGGTGTTTCGAATGGGAGAGCTTGAGGACTCGGCGATTGTGGCGCGTAAGCTGATGAGCATAGAGAATATGACGATGGCATCACCTCAGTACCTTGCGGCTCATGGATATCCAAATCATCCAAAAGATCTAAAAGAACACCTTTGTATCACTGGCTCAATCGATCACTGGTTATTTGAAAAGAGAGACGATGCTAAGAGTAAAGTTGAGGTGGCGATTAAGGGGGGGTTTAAGTGCAAAAATGGGCGTGTGATGAAAAGTGCGGCGTTAGCTGATAATGGCATCGTGAGATTACCCAGGCTGTACTGCCCTAATGAGCTTGCCAAAGGGGAGCTTGTTTCTGTTTTTGAAGATTGGCGAGTGGCAGATACGCCATTTTACCTGCTTTATTGTAAAGATAGATTTCAGCCTGCCAGACTAAGGGCATTTATATCCTTCACAATGAAAAATTTTATGAAATATGTCACTGACGTAAAGCGAATATAA
- a CDS encoding LysR family transcriptional regulator, with product MKIQFESLSAFIAAADTGSFSAAGRKLKKSQAAISLAIQNLEIDLGFTLFDRDGKYPKLTQQGELVLKDARELMSQYSAFIERSKSISSVEQVKLRIGIDPLVCCHKINEIIQDFSMAFPLVELKIVQQSSESLAQKLTDKTLDFALGVFSRDVKNNFEHVSAFQLNGSWVVSPTYVEDNQLRLDNGVVNIEKTVFNQSRILLPSETPLTDIDEVSLTKQIWYVEDIHTLLSFCRNGLGIAYLPNFVVGHDLERGSLNKLMLDSEQTGNNSCRASLIYLLGYQKSSAVDWLTRNFLKFKLCDPD from the coding sequence ATGAAAATTCAATTCGAGAGCCTTAGTGCCTTTATCGCAGCAGCCGATACAGGTTCCTTTAGTGCAGCAGGTCGAAAGTTAAAAAAGTCTCAGGCTGCCATTAGCTTAGCGATTCAAAATCTAGAAATAGATCTAGGTTTCACCTTGTTTGACAGGGATGGAAAGTACCCGAAATTGACTCAGCAAGGTGAGCTGGTGTTGAAGGACGCGAGAGAGCTGATGTCTCAGTACAGTGCTTTTATTGAGCGTTCTAAATCGATCTCGAGTGTAGAGCAAGTTAAGCTGCGTATTGGTATAGATCCGCTAGTTTGTTGTCATAAAATAAATGAAATAATTCAAGATTTTTCAATGGCTTTCCCCTTGGTTGAACTCAAGATTGTTCAGCAAAGTAGCGAGTCGTTAGCACAGAAATTAACCGATAAAACTTTAGATTTTGCTCTTGGGGTTTTCAGTCGTGATGTGAAAAATAATTTTGAGCATGTCTCTGCATTTCAGCTCAACGGCAGCTGGGTGGTGTCTCCAACTTACGTGGAAGACAATCAGCTAAGACTCGATAATGGTGTCGTGAATATTGAAAAAACTGTTTTTAATCAATCTCGTATCTTACTACCTTCAGAAACGCCTTTGACAGACATTGATGAGGTAAGCCTGACAAAGCAGATCTGGTATGTCGAGGATATTCATACCTTGCTGTCGTTTTGTCGTAACGGGCTTGGGATCGCCTACCTGCCTAATTTCGTTGTTGGCCATGATCTGGAAAGGGGCAGTTTAAATAAGCTTATGTTGGATTCAGAGCAGACGGGAAATAACAGCTGTAGAGCATCACTTATCTACCTTCTCGGTTATCAAAAATCTTCAGCTGTAGACTGGTTAACTCGAAACTTTTTAAAATTTAAGCTATGCGATCCTGATTGA
- a CDS encoding Flp family type IVb pilin produces the protein MNKFYCNTMAFLATYKKDERGVTAIEYGLIGVAMAVALTAAFASDGNLMTALNTAFTKITDSLTKITAG, from the coding sequence ATGAATAAGTTTTACTGCAATACAATGGCTTTTCTTGCTACTTACAAAAAAGATGAGCGCGGCGTAACAGCGATTGAATATGGCTTGATCGGTGTCGCAATGGCCGTGGCTTTGACTGCCGCTTTCGCTTCTGACGGTAACTTGATGACTGCATTAAATACAGCATTTACCAAAATCACTGATAGTTTAACCAAGATCACAGCTGGCTAA
- a CDS encoding A24 family peptidase, protein MLAIASLLLVLVICCLTDICKRRISNIGCFATLIICVWLAASQQLLIEGFLTGSLIFALSLVLFRFRWLAAGDGKLASALAVALPLSQLPVALMLTLICGGVLAVIYLIKYRVIQKIPRGEDLGLPYGIAISLGFYIPILAFYLGELEGASQTSLLATAVVNRL, encoded by the coding sequence ATGTTGGCGATTGCTTCCCTGTTACTCGTTTTAGTTATCTGTTGCTTAACTGACATATGCAAACGACGTATTTCAAATATTGGGTGTTTCGCCACATTGATCATTTGTGTTTGGCTGGCCGCTAGTCAACAGCTGTTAATTGAAGGCTTTCTAACAGGCTCTTTAATCTTTGCGCTGAGTCTAGTGCTTTTCAGATTTCGGTGGCTTGCCGCCGGAGATGGAAAGTTAGCCAGTGCCCTTGCGGTTGCTTTACCACTATCGCAGCTACCTGTGGCACTGATGCTCACCTTGATATGTGGTGGCGTGCTAGCCGTGATCTACCTGATTAAATACCGAGTGATACAAAAAATTCCCCGTGGTGAAGATCTAGGCTTGCCCTATGGCATCGCTATTTCACTGGGGTTTTACATCCCGATTTTGGCCTTCTACTTAGGCGAATTAGAGGGAGCGAGTCAAACCTCGCTTTTGGCTACCGCAGTCGTTAATCGGCTCTAA
- a CDS encoding RcpC/CpaB family pilus assembly protein codes for MLNSKLIFIIAFIAVLTGLYGVADKLLSTSESVTQPVSDDGIAKTFTLWQTKSSLNKGEHLSLADLKRVQLGRDESLALGVNADVELNLDPQSLLNSSVEAGQYLFPEQLSHPGESGYLNLITREGMTLYPLTVATRNMIQDYILPGDEIDIMTVSSPQHNLANDMSRLDDFIGLRASMLMKRVRVISVADSDTDSQSQSSKISPSMKSSDKSQTRIVIEVDPEDLPRLTLAQRTMHIEVFHSQSYRAKPEADVSDVINNYTGVVELRGASENSVGGIF; via the coding sequence ATGCTTAACTCTAAATTGATTTTCATTATCGCATTTATTGCGGTATTGACCGGCCTGTATGGTGTGGCGGATAAGTTGCTTTCCACCTCAGAGTCGGTGACTCAGCCTGTTAGCGATGATGGCATAGCGAAAACCTTCACTTTGTGGCAGACAAAATCCTCTCTGAATAAGGGGGAGCATCTGAGTCTAGCCGATCTCAAAAGAGTGCAGTTGGGCAGAGATGAGTCTTTGGCTCTGGGAGTCAATGCTGATGTCGAGTTAAACCTAGACCCTCAATCACTATTGAACTCATCAGTCGAGGCGGGGCAATACCTCTTTCCTGAACAACTTTCTCATCCAGGAGAGTCGGGGTACCTCAATCTTATTACCCGCGAAGGGATGACGCTTTATCCACTGACGGTGGCGACAAGAAATATGATCCAAGACTACATCCTGCCTGGAGATGAGATAGACATCATGACCGTGAGTTCCCCACAGCATAATTTAGCCAATGATATGAGCAGGCTGGATGATTTTATTGGTTTACGTGCATCGATGTTGATGAAGAGGGTGAGGGTGATCTCTGTGGCTGATTCAGATACTGACTCTCAATCTCAATCAAGCAAGATTAGTCCAAGCATGAAAAGCTCTGATAAATCTCAAACCCGTATTGTTATCGAGGTGGATCCAGAGGATCTTCCCCGTTTAACTTTGGCCCAGCGAACCATGCATATTGAGGTGTTCCATAGCCAAAGTTACCGCGCTAAGCCCGAGGCCGATGTGAGTGATGTGATTAACAACTATACCGGTGTGGTTGAGCTACGTGGCGCATCTGAAAACAGTGTAGGCGGAATTTTTTAA
- a CDS encoding type II and III secretion system protein family protein — protein MKSRINFWAKGLIVSLFFCSYVMASDRFVTLNDASSIELKQEIGTVFISQPEVADYKITGNNKLVIYGRQLGQARLFVYNKANEVILSQLLHVDINLSQIRRQLKLFYPDLDLTLTSVGDKVAVRGIVYSEEQRNDIYRQVATFLGREKVERFDESELVEFKDSFTEANWLAYERNFIWQGIIEGLRLSQTQQVNVKISVAQVTKEFNETLGVSWSTVGRSVGEFSFLDFKASDLSTIINALGKDSIAEVLAEPNLSVMSGESASFLVGGEIPVIFSNNNTTNITYKEFGIRLDLSAKVLNNEKIKLQMMPEVSAVEGFVEAAGIKIPQLTTRRAMTTIELGDGDSFLLGGLMSSDELENVSKIPLLGDIPVFGALFRQAGTTRKKTELVIVATVNLVKPLSPTEVRLPKMTPTKSLARFFNITADSDENNKVNVIQMLNQGGFIQ, from the coding sequence ATGAAAAGTCGAATTAATTTCTGGGCGAAAGGCCTTATTGTCAGCCTGTTTTTCTGCAGTTATGTCATGGCCAGTGACAGATTTGTCACCCTTAATGATGCCTCAAGTATTGAGCTGAAGCAGGAGATAGGCACGGTTTTTATCAGTCAGCCAGAAGTCGCCGATTATAAAATTACAGGTAACAATAAGTTAGTGATTTATGGGCGTCAATTGGGGCAGGCAAGGCTGTTTGTTTATAACAAGGCCAATGAAGTTATCTTATCTCAACTGCTTCATGTGGATATCAATCTGTCCCAAATTCGTCGCCAGTTGAAACTATTTTACCCAGATCTCGACCTAACTCTGACCTCAGTGGGCGATAAGGTAGCGGTGCGTGGCATCGTCTATAGCGAAGAGCAACGTAACGATATCTACCGTCAGGTGGCCACGTTTTTAGGTCGCGAAAAGGTTGAGCGCTTTGATGAGTCGGAGTTGGTGGAGTTTAAGGACTCCTTTACCGAAGCGAATTGGCTGGCCTATGAGCGCAATTTTATCTGGCAGGGGATCATCGAAGGGCTGAGGCTCTCTCAGACCCAGCAGGTCAATGTGAAGATCTCCGTGGCTCAGGTGACGAAAGAGTTTAATGAAACCTTAGGGGTGAGCTGGTCAACGGTTGGGCGAAGTGTTGGTGAGTTCTCTTTTCTCGATTTTAAAGCCAGCGATCTAAGCACCATTATTAATGCCCTTGGCAAGGACAGTATCGCTGAGGTTTTGGCTGAGCCTAATCTATCAGTGATGTCTGGTGAATCGGCAAGCTTTCTGGTGGGGGGCGAGATCCCTGTGATATTCAGCAACAATAATACCACCAACATTACCTATAAAGAGTTTGGTATTCGATTGGACCTGTCTGCCAAGGTGCTCAATAACGAGAAGATAAAGCTACAGATGATGCCCGAGGTGAGTGCAGTCGAAGGTTTTGTTGAAGCGGCGGGCATCAAGATCCCTCAACTTACCACTCGGCGTGCGATGACCACCATAGAGTTAGGTGATGGGGATAGCTTTCTATTAGGTGGCTTGATGAGCAGTGATGAGCTGGAAAATGTCAGCAAGATCCCACTATTAGGTGACATTCCAGTTTTTGGAGCCCTGTTTAGGCAAGCGGGAACGACTCGTAAGAAAACCGAGCTGGTGATTGTGGCCACAGTGAATCTGGTAAAACCTCTCTCTCCTACTGAGGTACGTCTACCTAAAATGACACCGACTAAGTCTTTGGCACGATTCTTCAATATCACTGCCGACTCCGATGAGAACAACAAGGTTAACGTGATTCAGATGCTTAATCAGGGAGGATTTATTCAGTGA
- a CDS encoding AAA family ATPase, which yields MFDLAKVITKNSEQTREQAGPASCSFYYQSSECLELIEQVFRFEGWNVPDCIKSSTPGELQLDALKDIVILELNNSKNVVKDAREFAAKLPNQKGVIVIGKEDTITTLRELKEMGIYYLFWPLNQEELSEFLRHVHNNLQHLSGVNKNRKAKRVAVVGTKGGIGNTMITCELAATLAYQGVDTIQVDHQYFNSNTDILLGLKKFERQDTDNLSLQLRDMDEVSASNYLSKVDEHWRLLAFGGSQSAEALYSDSQNIADLLSRQANFIIEDFSSSNDFVMDPALLSDRVDLFVIVLDATVSSVRNASQIIEKIELHNLSGTADIRILTFLNIHRPEGGFPLKKDEVERYLARPVDVQLDYAANFSALMLSGKRLHRLEKRSGAFNKLAQLIQGKQPELASSPLNRFKALVKR from the coding sequence ATGTTTGATCTGGCAAAAGTGATCACTAAAAACAGTGAGCAGACTCGCGAGCAAGCAGGGCCAGCTAGCTGCTCCTTCTACTACCAATCCTCTGAGTGCCTCGAGTTGATCGAACAGGTTTTCCGTTTCGAAGGCTGGAATGTTCCCGATTGTATTAAAAGCTCAACTCCAGGTGAGCTGCAGCTCGACGCCCTTAAAGATATCGTTATTTTAGAGCTGAATAACTCCAAAAATGTGGTTAAAGATGCCCGTGAATTTGCTGCCAAACTCCCAAATCAGAAGGGGGTGATTGTAATAGGTAAAGAGGACACCATCACGACGCTACGTGAGCTCAAAGAGATGGGGATCTATTATCTATTCTGGCCACTGAATCAGGAGGAGTTAAGTGAGTTTTTGCGCCATGTTCATAATAATTTGCAGCACCTCTCTGGCGTTAATAAAAACCGTAAGGCGAAGCGTGTCGCTGTGGTGGGCACAAAAGGTGGTATAGGTAATACCATGATCACTTGCGAGCTGGCGGCGACCTTGGCGTATCAAGGGGTCGACACCATTCAGGTGGATCATCAGTATTTTAATAGTAATACCGATATTTTATTAGGCCTTAAGAAGTTTGAACGTCAAGACACCGATAACCTCTCGTTACAGTTGCGGGATATGGATGAGGTGAGCGCCAGTAACTATCTGAGCAAGGTGGATGAGCATTGGCGTCTATTAGCGTTTGGTGGTTCACAGTCGGCAGAAGCCCTCTACAGTGATAGCCAGAATATCGCTGATCTGCTGAGTCGTCAGGCTAATTTTATTATCGAAGACTTCTCCAGCTCTAATGATTTTGTCATGGATCCAGCACTGCTATCCGATCGAGTAGATCTGTTTGTGATAGTCCTTGATGCTACCGTCTCATCGGTGCGAAATGCCAGTCAGATCATTGAGAAGATTGAGCTGCATAATCTGTCTGGGACAGCGGATATTCGTATCTTAACCTTCCTAAATATTCATCGCCCTGAGGGGGGATTTCCTCTTAAAAAGGATGAGGTGGAGCGATATCTCGCTCGCCCAGTTGATGTTCAGTTGGATTACGCCGCAAATTTCTCGGCCCTGATGTTATCTGGTAAGCGCTTGCACCGTTTAGAGAAGCGCAGTGGCGCGTTTAATAAATTGGCTCAGCTTATTCAGGGCAAACAACCAGAGCTGGCGAGCTCTCCTCTGAATAGATTTAAGGCGCTGGTTAAACGATGA
- a CDS encoding CpaF family protein, which produces MNNKEIYLSFRDQIFEALDAQMIANMPRDELSRQIQSAVEVLANNFSQPISTAVRTMTVKNLVDELLGLGPLQPLLEDDSINDIMVNGPDQIFYERHGKIHSSEVVFVNEAQLLEIAQRIAARVGRRVDESSPMVDARLSNGSRVNIVIKPIAIDGTTISIRKFREQKIGLEELVGFGSLSPEMARVLMIAARCRLNILISGGTGSGKTTLLNALSNYIADDERIITIEDAAELNLQQPHVVRLETRPASIENSGQVDQRDLIINSLRMRPDRIILGECRGAEAFEMLQAMNTGHDGSMSTLHANTPRDAISRVESMVMMASLNQPLDAIRRTIVGAVHLVVQVNRQRDGSRKITSISEVVGLEGENVVMEELFKFQPTEGQSMEKVLGEYLSPGIMQRSVLMQRAAYFGLQDELMLAFRGQQ; this is translated from the coding sequence ATGAATAATAAAGAGATCTACTTAAGCTTTCGCGATCAGATCTTTGAAGCGCTTGATGCTCAGATGATTGCCAATATGCCGCGGGATGAGCTGTCTAGACAGATCCAAAGTGCGGTTGAGGTATTGGCGAATAATTTCAGCCAGCCCATCTCTACCGCAGTACGCACCATGACGGTAAAGAATCTGGTGGATGAACTATTGGGGCTTGGGCCGCTACAGCCGCTATTGGAAGATGACAGCATCAACGACATCATGGTCAATGGGCCAGATCAGATCTTCTATGAGCGCCACGGTAAAATTCACAGCTCAGAGGTGGTGTTTGTTAACGAAGCTCAACTACTCGAGATAGCCCAGCGCATTGCAGCAAGAGTTGGTCGCCGCGTCGATGAGTCCTCACCTATGGTCGATGCCAGACTCAGTAATGGTAGCCGAGTCAATATCGTTATCAAGCCTATCGCCATCGATGGTACGACGATCTCCATTCGTAAGTTCAGGGAGCAGAAGATTGGGCTGGAGGAGCTGGTTGGTTTTGGCTCTCTTTCGCCTGAGATGGCAAGAGTCTTGATGATCGCTGCTCGCTGCCGCTTAAATATCTTGATCTCAGGCGGGACAGGCTCAGGCAAGACAACCTTGCTTAATGCACTGTCTAACTATATTGCCGATGATGAGCGGATCATCACCATAGAGGACGCCGCTGAGTTAAACCTACAGCAGCCCCATGTGGTGAGGTTAGAAACCCGTCCAGCCAGTATTGAGAATAGTGGTCAGGTGGATCAAAGAGACTTGATCATCAACTCCCTACGGATGCGGCCAGATAGAATCATCTTAGGTGAGTGCCGTGGCGCCGAGGCGTTTGAGATGTTGCAGGCGATGAACACTGGTCACGACGGTTCCATGTCGACTTTGCATGCTAATACGCCAAGAGATGCGATCTCTCGAGTTGAGTCTATGGTGATGATGGCATCCCTTAACCAGCCTTTAGATGCCATCCGCCGCACTATCGTCGGGGCGGTCCATCTTGTGGTGCAGGTAAATCGTCAGCGAGATGGCTCACGTAAAATCACCAGTATCTCAGAGGTCGTTGGCCTTGAAGGTGAGAATGTGGTGATGGAGGAGCTATTCAAGTTTCAACCTACCGAAGGGCAGAGCATGGAAAAAGTGCTTGGTGAGTATCTCTCTCCTGGCATTATGCAGCGCTCTGTCTTGATGCAGCGTGCCGCTTATTTTGGGCTACAAGATGAGCTGATGCTGGCATTTAGAGGCCAGCAATGA
- a CDS encoding type II secretion system F family protein has protein sequence MILSLSLILLGIAALLWGMRSRDIKSQFLVNKVEMAEPDEIRSAVKLDSLQHQAWLVKVQLLLRPAIVALGDKAWLKLTGFLLLLSSAGVYINGFLQLDNVWLPIALPVLGFFWGWNYLMRKRKNAFDETFPDALNIMMSAVSSGESIMQAIAYVGQSLDNQIGLEFRDMGERLKLGEPPEQVFKRACKRFPYPTFLFFIVTIRANMSRGGQLKSVMARLIRVLMDARTLDKKKAAMTSEARLSAKIVASLPFFFMILLSYLSPQNLDFVLTDPSGRYILYYVVGSEALGMFIIWLLIRGVR, from the coding sequence ATGATCTTGTCGCTCTCCTTGATACTGCTTGGTATCGCCGCCCTGTTATGGGGGATGAGAAGCCGAGATATTAAGAGCCAGTTTTTGGTGAATAAAGTCGAGATGGCGGAGCCTGATGAGATCCGCTCTGCGGTAAAGTTGGACTCGCTGCAACACCAAGCTTGGCTAGTGAAGGTACAACTGCTGCTTCGACCTGCCATTGTTGCACTGGGTGATAAAGCTTGGCTCAAGCTGACAGGTTTTTTGCTGCTACTGAGCAGTGCTGGGGTCTATATCAATGGCTTTTTGCAGCTAGATAATGTCTGGTTACCGATTGCTCTTCCAGTATTGGGCTTTTTCTGGGGTTGGAACTATCTGATGAGAAAGCGCAAAAACGCCTTTGATGAAACCTTCCCCGATGCCCTCAATATTATGATGAGTGCGGTCTCATCTGGTGAAAGCATTATGCAGGCGATCGCCTACGTGGGGCAGTCATTGGATAATCAAATTGGGTTGGAATTTAGGGATATGGGAGAGCGTCTTAAACTGGGCGAACCACCTGAGCAGGTATTCAAACGTGCCTGCAAACGCTTTCCCTACCCGACGTTTCTGTTTTTCATCGTGACCATTCGCGCCAATATGTCCAGAGGCGGCCAGCTAAAATCTGTGATGGCTAGATTGATCCGTGTATTGATGGACGCGAGAACGTTAGATAAGAAGAAAGCGGCTATGACCTCTGAGGCACGATTGTCGGCGAAGATCGTCGCCTCACTGCCCTTCTTCTTTATGATTTTGCTGAGCTATCTCAGCCCCCAGAACCTAGATTTTGTCCTAACGGATCCATCTGGGAGGTACATTTTGTACTACGTTGTCGGAAGTGAAGCGCTGGGGATGTTTATTATCTGGTTACTTATCAGAGGTGTTCGCTAG
- a CDS encoding type II secretion system F family protein, translated as MMLILIMVLIAISGLLALGLALWHQEKQRQWHIQRYLETSQESGLEKLSKLVVRVGQEKREELEQQFIEAGFYDTRFARFYVPAKIGLALVIILLIVISDMTLSNKVMIGAVAMVMTLIVPDSILAMRKKMLVKKTSRQLPYMLDMMSVCVQTGMTVEAALAYLAEELKAFDKDLCFHIKKTADTSRITGLEKALLELSERIPTPEVRSFSLTLIQNIQYGTSIANVLADLAEDMRQMQVLAMEESIGKLAAKMSVPLILFIMFPIVVLILAPGFMQLSIG; from the coding sequence ATGATGCTGATATTAATCATGGTATTGATTGCAATCAGTGGGCTACTGGCACTTGGATTGGCGTTATGGCATCAGGAGAAACAGCGACAGTGGCATATACAGCGCTATTTGGAGACATCTCAAGAGTCAGGCCTTGAGAAGCTAAGTAAGCTAGTGGTGCGTGTAGGTCAAGAGAAGCGTGAGGAGCTTGAGCAGCAATTTATCGAAGCTGGTTTTTACGATACTCGTTTTGCTCGCTTCTACGTACCTGCCAAGATAGGACTGGCTTTGGTGATTATTCTGCTGATTGTTATCTCAGATATGACACTGTCGAATAAGGTGATGATAGGGGCTGTCGCCATGGTAATGACCTTGATAGTGCCAGATTCTATCTTAGCCATGCGCAAGAAGATGTTAGTGAAGAAAACCTCACGCCAGCTTCCTTACATGTTGGATATGATGTCCGTATGTGTTCAAACAGGGATGACGGTTGAAGCGGCGCTGGCTTACCTTGCTGAGGAGCTAAAAGCGTTCGATAAAGATCTCTGTTTTCATATTAAGAAAACCGCAGATACCTCCCGCATCACAGGATTAGAAAAAGCGCTATTAGAGCTCAGTGAGCGGATCCCAACCCCCGAAGTGCGTAGCTTTTCGTTAACTCTTATTCAAAATATTCAGTACGGCACCTCTATCGCCAATGTGTTGGCCGATTTGGCTGAAGATATGCGCCAGATGCAGGTGCTTGCTATGGAGGAGAGCATAGGTAAGTTAGCAGCGAAAATGAGTGTACCTCTCATCCTCTTCATCATGTTTCCTATCGTGGTGCTTATCTTAGCTCCCGGTTTTATGCAACTCTCAATAGGTTAA
- a CDS encoding tetratricopeptide repeat protein: MLRYHIIPLLLLLTMAGCSTTPVSPEVSAKDLIAVGNHAGLIQHYKRELTKKPGSTKVMLKLAQSYYDNGDVESASFYVEQLKKQDFQQPSLYFLSGNIAADSGLFELAVSDYQTAASNGYQGSQLYINLGIAFTNSGQYQAALEAFNQARLMGHDDITVKNNLAVLYLAQGEYLRAVELLTPVYRQHSDEKKLAFNLAISLFKVGDYREAHRLLSDDYSDEQISALFHSLRQGEQS; the protein is encoded by the coding sequence ATGCTCAGATATCACATCATCCCCTTACTGCTGTTACTCACAATGGCTGGGTGTAGCACTACGCCAGTTTCGCCAGAAGTCAGCGCAAAGGATCTTATCGCCGTGGGTAATCATGCTGGATTGATTCAGCACTATAAGCGTGAGCTGACTAAGAAACCGGGCTCGACCAAGGTGATGCTTAAACTAGCTCAGTCCTATTATGATAATGGTGATGTGGAGTCGGCGAGTTTCTATGTTGAGCAGTTGAAAAAGCAAGATTTTCAGCAGCCTAGTCTCTATTTTCTTTCCGGTAATATTGCAGCTGATTCAGGCTTGTTTGAACTGGCGGTTTCAGATTATCAAACTGCGGCGTCTAACGGCTATCAGGGCTCACAGCTCTATATCAACTTAGGGATCGCCTTCACCAATTCAGGTCAATATCAAGCGGCATTGGAGGCGTTTAATCAGGCGCGCTTGATGGGTCATGATGATATTACAGTTAAGAATAATCTGGCTGTCCTGTATCTGGCTCAAGGAGAGTACTTGCGGGCAGTTGAGTTACTCACTCCTGTTTATCGTCAGCATAGTGATGAAAAAAAGCTGGCCTTTAACTTAGCTATTTCGCTGTTTAAGGTTGGGGATTACCGTGAGGCGCACCGACTGCTCAGTGATGATTACTCTGATGAGCAAATTTCTGCCCTGTTCCATAGTTTACGTCAGGGAGAGCAGAGCTAG